One genomic window of Corallococcus caeni includes the following:
- a CDS encoding DUF4041 domain-containing protein: MAEELTRARTDADAALAAEQKRVREELAKARSEADNALAAEQKRVETQLARAKADVEQAIAAEQSRAKAELSRIREETAKTTQSATRAMEEAEARRKQANTERTSLESSLARLKAELKALEEEEVLLSFGFYKPVYALSSVKEYEDRLERLRDSQKQMLKNKEAATCSLQWEVNGSKAEGKKQTDRTLKLMLRAFNGEADACVAKVSYKNVKAMETRIEKAAAAINGLVEIQRCVIDRRYVKLKVEELMLAYEYSEKVQQERDEQRRIREQMREEEAAQRELEKAKLEAERESKRDAEALAKAKADYDRAKGSEQQKLLERIAELERRVAEDLEKQRAISQAQLTRTGHVYVISNIGSFGEGVFKLGMTRRLVPQDRIDELGDASVPFEFDVHAIIRTSDAPALENALHRTFANRRVNRINERKEFFRVSLDEIAQAVRKHHGEFELTQLAEAAEYRKTLALQEEEQGGQRERAA, encoded by the coding sequence GTGGCCGAGGAGTTGACGCGGGCGCGCACGGACGCGGACGCTGCGCTTGCCGCGGAGCAGAAGCGGGTCCGTGAAGAGTTGGCGAAAGCCAGGAGCGAGGCGGACAACGCGCTGGCGGCGGAGCAGAAGCGGGTGGAAACCCAGCTGGCCCGGGCCAAGGCGGACGTGGAGCAAGCCATCGCGGCCGAACAGAGCCGGGCGAAGGCGGAGCTGAGCCGGATCCGTGAAGAGACGGCGAAGACGACCCAGAGCGCGACACGCGCCATGGAGGAGGCGGAAGCGCGGCGAAAGCAGGCGAACACCGAGCGAACCAGCCTGGAGTCAAGCCTCGCCCGGTTGAAGGCCGAGCTGAAGGCCCTTGAGGAAGAGGAGGTCCTGCTCTCCTTTGGCTTCTACAAGCCGGTGTACGCCCTCTCGTCCGTGAAGGAATACGAGGACCGCCTGGAGAGGCTCCGCGATTCTCAGAAACAGATGCTGAAGAACAAGGAAGCCGCCACGTGCTCTCTCCAGTGGGAGGTCAATGGCAGCAAGGCGGAGGGCAAGAAGCAGACGGACCGTACCTTGAAGCTGATGCTCCGGGCCTTCAATGGCGAAGCGGATGCGTGTGTCGCGAAGGTTTCGTACAAGAACGTGAAGGCAATGGAGACGCGCATCGAGAAGGCAGCTGCCGCCATAAATGGCCTTGTGGAGATACAGCGGTGTGTCATCGACAGGCGCTACGTCAAGCTCAAGGTCGAGGAGCTGATGCTCGCGTATGAGTACTCGGAGAAGGTGCAACAGGAGCGGGACGAACAGCGCCGCATCCGGGAGCAGATGCGAGAGGAGGAGGCCGCCCAGCGCGAGCTGGAGAAGGCGAAGCTGGAGGCGGAGCGCGAGTCGAAGCGTGACGCCGAGGCCCTGGCGAAGGCGAAGGCGGACTACGATCGGGCAAAGGGCTCCGAGCAGCAGAAGTTGCTGGAACGCATCGCCGAGCTGGAGCGCCGCGTGGCCGAAGACCTGGAGAAGCAGCGAGCCATCTCCCAGGCCCAGCTCACGCGGACGGGGCACGTCTACGTCATCTCCAACATCGGCTCGTTTGGGGAAGGTGTGTTCAAGCTGGGAATGACGAGGAGGCTCGTGCCCCAGGACCGCATCGACGAGCTGGGGGATGCATCCGTGCCCTTCGAGTTCGATGTCCACGCCATCATCCGGACCTCGGACGCCCCGGCCCTGGAGAACGCACTCCACAGGACGTTCGCGAACAGGCGCGTCAACCGCATCAATGAGCGCAAGGAGTTCTTCCGCGTCAGCTTGGATGAGATCGCCCAGGCCGTGCGCAAGCACCACGGGGAGTTCGAGCTGACCCAGCTCGCGGAGGCGGCGGAGTACCGTAAGACCTTGGCGCTCCAAGAGGAGGAACAGGGCGGTCAACGCGAGCGGGCCGCCTGA
- a CDS encoding serine/threonine protein kinase, translating to MTSHVGQYQRIRLLAEGIIEDHLAKAAGPQGIEKTLVLQCLRPDMAEQMEFPELFLDTARTAARLTHPHLVKVFDFGAADGTYFLAREHVDGISLSRLIKHLAVQRMTLPATLCARIISQACEGLAYAHDLTHPETHEPLRLIHRCIRPYNILLSRQGTTKVVDFGIDHLRSRWTPEHPLPVMSKYVYMAPEEIRGERADRRVDVYALGVVLYELLTTRRPFSSTSEWDLPRAVMSEPMVPAEQHRPDLPGVLRAILARALAKDRDQRYPDCQAFREDLEQFIRSEGEPVTPRQVAQLVQQITASDDPAVSAPAPDDLETQARLRLGRRWILAAAVGLGVLLGGGALLWKMSAAPEPEKVRATPP from the coding sequence GTGACATCCCACGTCGGCCAATACCAGCGCATCCGCCTGCTCGCCGAAGGCATCATCGAGGACCATCTGGCCAAGGCCGCTGGCCCGCAGGGCATCGAGAAGACGCTGGTGCTCCAGTGCCTCCGGCCGGACATGGCCGAGCAGATGGAGTTCCCGGAGCTGTTCCTCGACACGGCGAGGACCGCCGCCCGGCTCACGCACCCGCACCTCGTGAAGGTCTTCGACTTCGGTGCGGCGGACGGCACGTACTTCCTAGCCAGGGAGCACGTCGATGGGATCAGCCTGAGCAGGTTGATCAAGCACCTGGCGGTCCAGCGGATGACCCTGCCGGCGACGCTGTGCGCGCGCATCATCTCGCAAGCCTGCGAGGGGCTCGCCTATGCCCACGACCTGACCCACCCCGAGACGCACGAGCCGCTGAGGCTCATCCACCGCTGCATCCGGCCGTACAACATCCTCCTGTCGCGTCAGGGGACGACCAAGGTGGTGGACTTCGGCATCGACCATCTCCGGTCCCGGTGGACCCCCGAACACCCGCTCCCCGTCATGAGCAAGTACGTGTACATGGCGCCCGAGGAGATAAGGGGCGAGCGGGCAGACCGGCGGGTCGACGTCTACGCGCTCGGAGTGGTGCTCTACGAGTTGCTCACCACGCGCAGGCCCTTTTCGTCCACGTCCGAATGGGATTTGCCTCGGGCCGTCATGTCCGAGCCCATGGTGCCCGCCGAGCAGCACCGCCCGGACCTGCCCGGAGTCCTGCGAGCCATCCTCGCCCGGGCGCTCGCGAAGGATCGGGACCAGCGCTACCCGGACTGCCAGGCGTTCCGGGAGGACCTGGAGCAGTTCATCCGCTCGGAGGGTGAGCCGGTGACACCGCGGCAGGTGGCCCAGCTCGTCCAGCAGATCACCGCGAGCGACGACCCAGCCGTCAGTGCTCCGGCTCCGGACGACCTGGAGACCCAGGCACGGCTCCGCTTGGGACGACGCTGGATCCTCGCGGCGGCCGTGGGCCTGGGGGTCCTGCTCGGAGGCGGCGCGCTGCTCTGGAAGATGAGCGCTGCGCCCGAGCCCGAGAAGGTCCGCGCTACTCCACCGTGA
- a CDS encoding SIR2 family protein — protein MLDLIREHVPAGFQAKFDTEREYTKENKYQWAMRFVQGHCDKDVSERVVREAVLRARVDRKRDGAATDDQLDLDHGGWALPPATEHLGRLLVERAETFGPVLTTNFDPLISASVKVAGGDFHRTIVASDIPFGQTVPASSKSTHIIHLHGYWHRSPTLHTGIQLGRERRHVSAELIQILQDHTLVVIGYGGWDDVFTQTLATIDVDRHKDVDILWGFYGEEDAVIEARNPNLFSRVANLRGSKGLRCYGGIDCHKFFPDLRKQFGAASAQLSYPRTAGQPTPPPSTRSDASANATVQTAPTSHSPPKPPEPAPSVPAGSTPAPSTATVTVSPVITVSPVIQVPAPPATPSRSGSSRLAVVIAGGVIAGGIAVVSQRPESGKGSPPMTDVRPIEQPPSAFVPMAPGTQIRAVRQQHQVVPASESERGSRIAQLPRGRYAFLRMDSIPTYNANTPTYGNLPDGIEVHRVRATGELFLVGYAEPQTVTALASTTPAPIVLAATPGGRRTQVASVPVIRMSTAEVRMDKSTRVLVLQLN, from the coding sequence ATGCTGGATCTCATCCGCGAGCACGTTCCGGCCGGATTCCAAGCGAAATTCGACACGGAGCGCGAGTACACCAAAGAAAACAAATACCAATGGGCCATGCGCTTCGTACAAGGCCATTGCGATAAGGATGTCTCCGAGAGGGTTGTTCGAGAGGCGGTGCTTCGCGCACGGGTGGACCGCAAACGCGATGGAGCGGCGACTGACGACCAGTTGGATCTGGACCATGGCGGATGGGCCTTGCCGCCCGCGACGGAGCACCTCGGTAGATTGCTGGTGGAAAGAGCTGAGACGTTTGGTCCTGTCTTGACCACGAACTTTGATCCCCTCATCTCGGCATCGGTGAAGGTGGCCGGTGGCGATTTCCATCGCACCATCGTGGCCAGTGACATCCCGTTTGGGCAGACAGTCCCTGCCTCATCCAAATCCACACACATCATCCATCTTCACGGCTACTGGCACCGTTCGCCTACGTTACACACGGGTATCCAGCTTGGTCGCGAGCGCAGACACGTCTCCGCGGAGTTGATCCAGATTCTTCAAGACCACACGCTGGTCGTGATCGGGTACGGCGGGTGGGATGACGTCTTCACCCAGACCCTCGCAACCATTGACGTCGATCGACACAAGGACGTCGACATCCTCTGGGGGTTCTACGGAGAAGAAGACGCCGTGATTGAGGCCCGCAATCCAAATCTCTTCAGCAGGGTCGCCAATCTGAGAGGTAGCAAGGGGCTTCGCTGCTATGGCGGAATCGACTGCCACAAGTTCTTCCCCGACCTGCGGAAACAATTTGGCGCGGCCAGCGCCCAGCTCTCGTACCCTCGAACCGCGGGCCAACCGACACCGCCACCCTCCACACGATCCGACGCAAGCGCCAACGCCACGGTGCAGACTGCGCCGACGTCGCACAGCCCCCCGAAACCTCCTGAGCCCGCGCCATCCGTGCCGGCTGGCTCAACGCCAGCGCCGAGCACCGCGACTGTCACGGTCTCTCCAGTCATCACGGTCTCTCCTGTCATCCAAGTCCCAGCACCGCCTGCTACACCGAGTCGCTCGGGCTCCAGTCGGCTCGCGGTCGTCATCGCGGGAGGGGTGATCGCAGGGGGGATTGCCGTGGTCTCGCAGCGACCTGAAAGCGGCAAGGGATCACCACCAATGACGGATGTGCGTCCCATCGAGCAGCCACCTTCCGCTTTCGTGCCCATGGCTCCAGGTACACAGATCAGGGCTGTGCGCCAGCAGCACCAGGTCGTGCCTGCGTCAGAATCCGAGCGAGGATCGCGGATCGCTCAGCTTCCGAGAGGTCGCTACGCCTTCCTTCGGATGGATTCGATTCCAACCTACAACGCCAACACTCCGACCTACGGGAACCTGCCAGACGGAATCGAGGTTCACCGTGTACGAGCCACTGGCGAACTCTTCCTCGTTGGCTATGCCGAACCTCAAACCGTCACTGCGCTCGCATCTACAACCCCCGCGCCCATCGTTCTCGCGGCCACGCCAGGAGGACGGCGCACCCAGGTTGCGAGCGTTCCTGTGATCAGGATGTCAACGGCCGAAGTGCGGATGGACAAAAGTACCCGCGTTCTCGTGCTTCAACTCAACTAA
- a CDS encoding B12-binding domain-containing radical SAM protein has translation MRAFSFAINRSDFSEEHILWSVLEGARGLEARDVDLGLGVYVWNDRVVKKLLGALRRSGFAGRIILGGPQVSYAGPGLEQLYPEADGFVRGYGEEAMVAIAATSDRIRFPGVHWAGQLDAGVQAQAKLETLASPFLEDVIELSGEQRFIRWETQRGCPFRCSFCQHREAGSRLRRRDLPMARLEEEIGLFVRSGVNDIAVLDPLFNLGDHALAVLRTFQRLDYRGRLSLQCHFSTLDDEFLDACEGLAVRLEFGLQTIHEKEARAVERVNHLEKVVEGVRKLHARGIPFEVSIIFGLPEQTLESFRQTVDFCLRRQVPVLKAFPLMLLRGTQLERERARWGLEENDAPIPSVIRSHTFKEQEWSRMEALAEALRQTEGRHPDCVEALEERVVSLPDTSGWWSPSA, from the coding sequence GTGCGAGCGTTCTCGTTTGCCATCAATCGCTCTGACTTCAGTGAGGAGCACATCCTGTGGAGCGTGCTTGAAGGTGCACGGGGACTTGAGGCTCGGGACGTAGACTTGGGCCTTGGCGTCTACGTGTGGAACGACCGGGTGGTGAAGAAGCTTCTGGGGGCGCTGCGTCGGAGCGGATTCGCGGGGCGTATCATCCTCGGAGGGCCCCAGGTCTCCTACGCGGGACCGGGCCTTGAGCAGCTCTACCCTGAAGCGGATGGATTCGTCCGGGGTTATGGCGAAGAGGCCATGGTGGCGATTGCCGCCACGTCCGATCGAATCCGGTTTCCAGGAGTCCATTGGGCTGGCCAGTTGGATGCTGGCGTCCAAGCACAGGCGAAGCTGGAGACGCTTGCGTCCCCCTTCCTCGAAGACGTGATTGAACTTTCAGGGGAGCAACGGTTCATCCGGTGGGAAACCCAGCGCGGGTGTCCCTTCCGCTGCTCGTTCTGCCAGCACCGGGAGGCCGGCAGCCGGTTGCGTCGCCGTGACCTCCCCATGGCTCGGCTTGAGGAAGAGATTGGGCTGTTCGTGCGCTCGGGAGTGAACGACATCGCCGTGCTGGATCCGCTCTTCAATCTCGGGGATCACGCGCTGGCGGTGCTGCGAACCTTCCAGCGGCTTGACTATCGCGGACGGCTGTCTTTGCAGTGCCACTTCTCGACGTTGGATGATGAGTTCCTCGACGCCTGCGAAGGGCTCGCGGTCCGGCTTGAGTTTGGCCTGCAGACCATCCACGAGAAGGAGGCACGCGCCGTGGAGCGCGTGAATCATCTCGAGAAGGTGGTGGAAGGAGTCCGCAAGCTCCACGCGCGCGGCATCCCTTTCGAGGTTTCCATCATCTTCGGGCTGCCCGAGCAGACGTTGGAGTCCTTTCGACAAACGGTCGACTTCTGCCTCCGTCGGCAAGTGCCCGTGCTCAAGGCGTTTCCCCTCATGTTGCTACGGGGAACCCAACTGGAACGTGAGCGGGCACGATGGGGGCTGGAGGAGAATGACGCCCCCATCCCAAGCGTCATCCGCAGCCACACGTTCAAAGAACAGGAGTGGAGTCGGATGGAGGCGCTCGCGGAAGCACTCCGCCAGACTGAAGGCAGGCATCCGGATTGTGTCGAAGCCTTGGAGGAGCGGGTGGTCTCCCTTCCGGACACTTCCGGCTGGTGGTCACCCTCGGCATAG
- a CDS encoding DUF4011 domain-containing protein: MLKELQRQRNRLLDLSATNRLLHFKHTARTSLRIVDELPGVVFERLSNHRALTFLPVTPPEQDSEEQEDFDPAAATVVFSMTEEVPSKDARQKLLLQQAKRLGIDTRYELPKAAPTESGTPPRKHQDRHLQTLYFPEDLEGHLHRLQGLAQTAIQETGANLLHFVFGFLRWYESGDTRQEKPRSAPLVLMPVSLKRGQAHPDTQVHAYEVDYNEGESIELNLTLQEKLRQEFGIALPAFSAEEGLEAYFDKVTALLKGLRPGWGLERQVTLTLLSFGRLLMWRDLEPTRWPQNGSPLANPLVRTLMGGQAQANEPGGGAGGGGGLRERRSEVYDLDSPELNPPPLITDADSSQHSVLVDVLRGENLVVQGPPGTGKSQTITNLIGAALAAGKTVLFVTQKLAALEVVSRRLQQAGLGEFCLELHSHKTQKQQFMEDLRRRLNLDAGASAPRPLTEQVSSAAGILRAHTERMHKPFGALGMSPHDVFWKVSRTEAELGEAVVELEGLRFEGAESMSSTALAEVRDTVRGLAAQLGDVRRVAPVLCAHPFAGVTNDALTDKDRQTLVQRIAAWEESTLLLEKALAAFTVRTGITPRSSALAADALVSNVRVLPRLPEGAPPELIPTLLDATQREGLRALLDAIESVQARWAGLEAGWRAQEDLTVPTVRDAQAILDTALRLLSPDTTLITLTRAHEAVDAAARALAQGRRFMAAVASCLEVDVTLWTPQQLQTFVRVVEAMAVLDDAALEWRDARWVEREAEELLRKAGSTCSELKDQARALAVRFMPELVPPLTTLKAHAVAVSTAPFIPWLSGAWRAARRDFQAMSHGVRPTRPVLLQGYTDLLAHHAARERFHEDATLKATLGARFQGVDTRFDRILSWVDAYRNVDALLLSLGERGAELRRAVLERPASHWQEALAKTRVWGDELLQARDVSTTVQEAATRMGLPHAPWNTEPCGKAQDSLDALLKHLGEVLNWARKGDALPSLTLSQLQGQLRRVREACEAENRLEAHAPAAGLPGIAYRGRKTSLAGPRSALRHVDVLFAAPLPEGLAEWLLRKDTPRRHADLLTATHDVEVALTAYSQSANQAWELGRMAPGTWEEPAAEKPLQATVMRLRQARSQSATLPAWCAYQRQRRAVARARSTLGFLERVDTRPGLEPEQLVAAFDAVFFRSLAEAILRDQPELDQFTGAVHASQREEFARLDTHCIEKQGRYLARQLSQRPVPPGVSSAKVAGMTETHLLRHELGKKQRHLPIRELVARAGSALQTLMPCFMMGPQSVAQYLPAGQLTFDLVVMDEASQMRPEDALGAIARGRQLVVVGDPEQLPPTSFFAQVEQEDADTEGAEGDEVQGPSFLEDSESILTAAAERFPMRMLRWHYRSRHPSLIAFSNREFYNGDLITFPAPGEQLDGLGLHFHRVEQGLYESNRNVPEAREVLAAVKAHARTRPEQSLLVVTLNSKQRELIDDLVTAEEKNDAALRAFLAKWEKSPMPFDVKNLENVQGDERDAIFVSVTFGPDKNERFRMNFGPINQADGYRRLNVLFTRARCALTVFASFDPSELKVQESSPRGMRVLQRYLSEAKGEKVAHGVGSGRPPDSDFEIAVAKALVARGFEVVPQVGVAGYFIDMALRHPRQAGRYVLGVECDGERYHSSRSARDRDRLRDQVLKGLGWRLHRIWSTDWFRSPSEEVARIVAHVEEVLREEAAELPAVVREEPAAENQMRAASA, encoded by the coding sequence ATGCTGAAAGAGCTTCAGCGGCAACGCAACCGGTTGCTGGATTTGAGCGCAACCAACCGGCTCCTCCACTTCAAGCACACGGCCAGGACGTCGCTGCGAATCGTGGATGAACTTCCAGGTGTCGTCTTCGAGCGGCTGAGCAACCACCGCGCGCTCACGTTCCTCCCGGTGACGCCACCGGAGCAGGACTCCGAGGAACAGGAGGACTTCGACCCCGCCGCCGCGACCGTGGTGTTCTCGATGACCGAGGAGGTCCCCAGCAAGGACGCCCGGCAGAAGCTGCTGCTTCAACAGGCGAAGCGCCTGGGCATCGACACCCGGTATGAGCTGCCCAAGGCGGCCCCCACGGAGAGCGGCACCCCTCCTCGCAAGCATCAGGACCGCCACCTGCAGACGTTGTACTTCCCGGAGGATCTGGAGGGCCACCTGCACCGCCTCCAGGGGCTCGCGCAGACAGCCATCCAGGAGACCGGAGCCAACCTGCTCCACTTCGTCTTCGGGTTCCTGCGCTGGTACGAGTCTGGTGATACCCGGCAGGAGAAGCCGCGCAGCGCACCGCTCGTGCTCATGCCGGTGAGCCTCAAGCGCGGCCAGGCCCACCCGGACACCCAGGTCCACGCTTACGAGGTCGACTACAACGAAGGCGAGTCCATCGAGCTGAACCTCACGCTCCAGGAGAAGCTGAGGCAGGAGTTCGGCATCGCGCTGCCGGCCTTCTCCGCCGAGGAAGGCCTGGAGGCGTACTTCGACAAGGTGACGGCGCTGCTCAAGGGCCTGCGCCCCGGATGGGGGCTGGAGCGGCAGGTCACGCTGACGCTGCTGTCCTTCGGGCGGCTCCTGATGTGGCGGGACCTGGAGCCAACCCGATGGCCGCAGAACGGTTCCCCGCTGGCCAACCCGCTCGTTCGCACGCTGATGGGAGGACAGGCGCAGGCGAATGAACCGGGAGGAGGCGCAGGAGGCGGAGGCGGCCTCCGGGAACGCCGAAGCGAGGTCTATGACCTGGACTCGCCGGAGCTGAATCCTCCACCCCTCATCACGGACGCGGACAGCAGTCAGCACAGCGTGCTGGTGGACGTGCTCCGGGGTGAGAACCTGGTGGTGCAGGGACCGCCCGGCACCGGGAAGTCACAGACCATCACCAACCTCATCGGAGCTGCGCTGGCGGCGGGCAAGACCGTGCTGTTCGTCACGCAGAAGCTGGCGGCGCTGGAGGTCGTCTCACGCCGCCTCCAGCAGGCGGGGCTGGGTGAGTTCTGCCTGGAGCTGCACAGCCACAAGACCCAGAAGCAGCAGTTCATGGAGGACCTGCGGCGAAGGCTCAACCTGGACGCAGGCGCGAGCGCTCCCCGGCCGCTCACCGAACAGGTCTCGAGCGCCGCGGGCATCCTGCGCGCGCATACCGAGCGGATGCACAAGCCATTCGGGGCGCTCGGCATGTCACCGCACGACGTGTTCTGGAAGGTCAGTCGCACTGAAGCGGAGCTGGGAGAAGCAGTCGTCGAGTTGGAGGGCCTGCGCTTCGAGGGCGCGGAGAGCATGTCCTCCACTGCGCTGGCGGAGGTCCGCGACACGGTTCGGGGCCTCGCTGCGCAGTTGGGGGACGTTCGCCGCGTCGCTCCCGTCCTCTGCGCCCACCCCTTTGCGGGGGTGACGAACGACGCGCTGACGGACAAGGACCGCCAGACACTCGTTCAACGGATCGCGGCCTGGGAAGAGTCCACGCTGCTCCTGGAGAAGGCGCTGGCTGCGTTCACAGTCCGAACTGGCATCACCCCCAGGTCGAGCGCGCTCGCGGCGGATGCCCTGGTCTCAAACGTCCGGGTCCTTCCACGCCTTCCGGAGGGGGCTCCTCCGGAGCTGATCCCTACCCTGCTTGATGCCACGCAGCGCGAGGGATTGCGCGCCCTGCTCGATGCCATCGAGTCGGTCCAGGCGCGGTGGGCGGGGCTGGAGGCGGGCTGGCGTGCCCAGGAGGACCTGACCGTACCCACCGTGCGTGACGCGCAAGCCATCCTCGACACGGCCCTGCGCCTGCTTTCGCCAGACACCACGCTCATCACGCTGACACGCGCGCATGAAGCGGTGGATGCAGCAGCCCGGGCCCTGGCACAGGGACGCCGGTTCATGGCTGCAGTGGCCTCATGCCTGGAGGTGGACGTCACGCTCTGGACGCCGCAGCAGCTCCAGACGTTTGTCCGCGTCGTCGAAGCGATGGCGGTCCTGGATGACGCCGCCCTGGAGTGGCGGGACGCGCGTTGGGTCGAGCGCGAGGCCGAGGAGTTGCTTCGGAAGGCCGGCAGCACCTGCTCGGAGCTGAAGGACCAGGCGCGAGCGCTCGCGGTGCGCTTCATGCCCGAACTCGTTCCTCCGCTCACGACGCTCAAGGCACATGCCGTCGCGGTTTCGACCGCGCCCTTCATCCCCTGGCTCTCGGGTGCATGGCGTGCGGCGAGGCGGGACTTCCAGGCCATGTCCCACGGCGTCCGTCCGACGCGGCCCGTGTTGCTCCAGGGTTACACCGACCTGCTGGCGCACCACGCGGCGCGGGAGCGATTCCACGAGGACGCGACCTTGAAAGCGACCCTGGGCGCCCGCTTCCAGGGAGTCGATACGCGTTTCGACCGGATTCTTTCGTGGGTGGACGCCTACCGGAACGTCGATGCATTGCTCCTTTCGCTGGGAGAGCGAGGGGCGGAACTCCGCCGCGCGGTGTTGGAGCGGCCGGCGAGCCATTGGCAGGAGGCCCTGGCGAAGACCCGCGTGTGGGGTGACGAGTTGCTCCAGGCCCGCGACGTGAGCACTACCGTGCAGGAAGCCGCGACGCGCATGGGTCTGCCGCACGCCCCCTGGAACACCGAACCCTGCGGCAAGGCCCAGGACAGCCTCGATGCCTTGTTGAAACACCTGGGTGAGGTCCTGAACTGGGCACGAAAGGGAGATGCCCTGCCGTCCTTGACCCTTTCCCAGCTCCAGGGACAGCTGCGCCGGGTGCGCGAGGCCTGCGAAGCCGAGAACCGGCTGGAAGCGCATGCCCCGGCGGCGGGCTTGCCAGGGATCGCATACCGGGGTCGGAAGACGTCCCTCGCGGGCCCTCGAAGCGCCCTGCGCCATGTCGACGTCCTCTTCGCGGCGCCACTGCCCGAGGGGCTGGCGGAGTGGCTGCTGAGGAAGGACACGCCACGGAGGCACGCGGACCTGCTCACCGCCACGCATGACGTGGAGGTAGCGCTCACCGCCTATAGCCAGTCCGCCAATCAGGCCTGGGAGCTGGGAAGGATGGCGCCCGGCACCTGGGAGGAACCCGCCGCCGAGAAGCCGCTCCAGGCGACGGTCATGCGCCTGCGCCAGGCTCGAAGCCAGTCCGCGACGCTCCCGGCCTGGTGCGCGTACCAACGGCAGCGGCGCGCCGTCGCGCGAGCGCGGAGCACCCTGGGGTTCCTGGAGCGCGTCGACACCCGTCCCGGCCTGGAGCCGGAGCAGTTGGTCGCGGCCTTTGACGCCGTCTTCTTCCGCTCCCTGGCGGAAGCCATCCTGCGAGACCAGCCGGAGCTCGATCAATTCACGGGCGCGGTTCACGCCTCCCAGCGTGAGGAGTTCGCCCGCCTGGACACGCATTGCATCGAAAAGCAGGGCCGATACCTGGCGCGTCAACTCAGTCAGCGTCCGGTCCCTCCCGGCGTGTCGTCGGCAAAGGTTGCGGGCATGACGGAGACGCATCTCCTGCGGCACGAGCTGGGCAAGAAGCAGCGGCACCTCCCCATTCGCGAGCTGGTGGCACGCGCCGGCAGTGCACTCCAGACGTTGATGCCCTGCTTCATGATGGGGCCGCAGTCCGTCGCCCAATACCTGCCCGCCGGGCAGCTGACCTTCGACCTGGTCGTGATGGACGAGGCCAGCCAGATGCGTCCCGAGGACGCGCTGGGAGCCATTGCCCGAGGTCGGCAACTGGTGGTGGTGGGCGACCCGGAGCAGCTTCCTCCCACCAGCTTCTTCGCGCAGGTGGAGCAGGAGGACGCCGACACCGAGGGCGCGGAGGGAGACGAGGTCCAGGGGCCGTCCTTCCTGGAGGATTCGGAGAGCATCCTCACGGCGGCGGCGGAGCGGTTTCCCATGCGCATGTTGCGTTGGCATTACCGGTCCCGCCACCCCTCGCTCATCGCCTTCAGCAACCGCGAGTTCTACAACGGCGACCTCATCACCTTCCCCGCGCCCGGCGAGCAGTTGGACGGGCTGGGCCTCCACTTCCACCGCGTGGAGCAGGGATTGTACGAGTCCAACCGGAACGTTCCCGAGGCCCGCGAGGTGCTGGCGGCGGTGAAGGCGCATGCGCGTACGCGCCCGGAGCAGAGCCTGCTGGTCGTCACGTTGAACTCGAAGCAGCGAGAGCTCATCGACGACCTGGTGACTGCCGAGGAGAAGAACGACGCGGCCCTCCGGGCCTTCCTGGCGAAGTGGGAGAAGTCCCCCATGCCCTTCGACGTGAAGAACCTGGAGAACGTCCAGGGCGACGAGCGCGACGCCATCTTCGTGTCGGTCACGTTCGGTCCCGACAAGAACGAGCGCTTCCGGATGAACTTCGGGCCCATCAATCAAGCGGACGGGTACCGCCGGCTGAACGTCCTCTTCACGCGGGCGCGGTGCGCGCTGACGGTGTTCGCGTCCTTCGACCCGTCGGAGCTCAAGGTCCAGGAAAGCAGTCCCCGCGGGATGCGCGTCCTGCAGCGATACCTGTCCGAAGCCAAGGGAGAGAAGGTGGCGCACGGCGTGGGCAGCGGTCGGCCACCCGACTCCGACTTCGAGATTGCCGTCGCGAAGGCGCTCGTCGCGCGGGGATTCGAAGTGGTCCCGCAGGTGGGCGTCGCGGGTTATTTCATCGACATGGCCCTGCGGCATCCTCGGCAAGCGGGCCGTTACGTCCTTGGCGTCGAGTGTGACGGAGAGAGGTATCACTCGTCACGTTCCGCCCGGGACCGGGACCGCCTCCGGGATCAGGTGCTGAAGGGCCTGGGATGGAGGCTGCACCGCATCTGGTCCACGGACTGGTTCCGCTCGCCATCGGAAGAGGTCGCCCGGATCGTCGCGCACGTTGAAGAGGTGCTTCGGGAAGAGGCGGCGGAGCTGCCGGCCGTGGTGCGCGAGGAGCCCGCGGCGGAGAACCAGATGCGCGCCGCCAGCGCCTGA